A window of the Actinomycetota bacterium genome harbors these coding sequences:
- a CDS encoding ammonia-forming cytochrome c nitrite reductase subunit c552 produces the protein MSDEVKAKKPIPLAIALIVGALMLALGLVGCAQEEPAVEEPAVELSQAASEYWQDRFPAQVASYLRTTEMTETAHAGSVPYQKLDEYPFMRAMYHGFGFWFDFRESRGHLFAVEDTMISGRPKFGGVCWACKSADYPALVAEYGETELNTMLWSEAADKTTHPVACIDCHDAESPDFELTLTRPWLEEAIVAQGKTLEDFDMRSLVCAQCHSEYYFEAPGVENRIVFPWSVGFTAEDALAHVDAEGFSDWTHPRTGAGVLKAQHPEFEFYQDSIHEQLGLQCADCHMPKARDAENNEYTSHWLTSPLLTVEPSCLGECHADGDAIITRTEDLQSEIRTEANAIGTDLETAINALRDARRNPEADQALIRQAQAQHRRAQTLLDWILVENSTGFHDGAEARETLAGARKATDEMARLTQASLQ, from the coding sequence GTGAGCGACGAAGTCAAAGCCAAGAAACCGATTCCCCTCGCAATTGCTTTGATTGTAGGCGCATTGATGCTGGCGCTCGGCTTAGTTGGCTGCGCCCAAGAAGAACCGGCGGTCGAGGAGCCGGCGGTTGAGCTCTCACAGGCAGCATCAGAGTATTGGCAGGATCGCTTCCCAGCCCAGGTAGCGAGTTACCTACGGACCACAGAGATGACCGAAACCGCACACGCCGGATCCGTCCCGTACCAGAAGCTTGACGAGTACCCCTTCATGCGGGCCATGTACCATGGATTCGGATTCTGGTTCGATTTCCGTGAATCGCGTGGTCACCTGTTCGCCGTCGAAGACACTATGATCAGCGGGCGCCCCAAGTTCGGCGGTGTATGTTGGGCCTGTAAATCTGCCGATTATCCAGCATTGGTGGCTGAATATGGTGAGACAGAATTGAACACCATGCTCTGGAGCGAGGCAGCCGACAAGACCACGCATCCCGTCGCATGCATCGATTGTCATGATGCGGAAAGTCCCGACTTTGAGCTGACACTTACCCGCCCCTGGCTGGAGGAGGCCATCGTCGCCCAGGGCAAGACCCTCGAAGACTTCGATATGCGCTCATTGGTGTGCGCCCAGTGCCACTCTGAGTACTACTTCGAGGCCCCCGGGGTTGAGAACCGCATAGTGTTCCCATGGAGTGTCGGGTTCACCGCTGAGGACGCTCTCGCACATGTCGATGCCGAAGGGTTCTCAGACTGGACTCACCCCCGCACCGGTGCCGGAGTGCTCAAGGCACAGCACCCGGAGTTCGAGTTCTACCAGGACAGTATCCATGAGCAGCTTGGCCTTCAGTGCGCTGATTGTCATATGCCCAAGGCGCGGGATGCTGAGAACAACGAGTACACTTCCCACTGGCTGACAAGCCCCCTCTTGACCGTTGAGCCCTCCTGTCTAGGGGAATGCCACGCCGATGGCGATGCGATAATCACTAGAACTGAGGACCTTCAGTCAGAGATCAGGACTGAGGCCAACGCGATCGGTACTGATCTGGAGACTGCGATCAACGCTCTGCGCGACGCTAGGCGCAATCCCGAAGCCGACCAAGCTTTGATTCGCCAAGCGCAAGCGCAGCACCGTCGCGCACAGACCCTGCTTGATTGGATTCTGGTGGAGAACAGCACTGGCTTCCACGACGGTGCTGAGGCCAGGGAAACACTGGCCGGTGCACGTAAGGCCACAGATGAGATGGCCCGCTTGACCCAGGCGTCACTGCAATAG
- a CDS encoding PASTA domain-containing protein: MIERDRPVRPPLIPKQVYIAVGILAVIAIVTVAAVVVSTQLERVVVPDVVGVSEGEAEARLALLELQAVVGEQVFDPAPVGTVLSQEPTAGVSVTPGTAVTLRLSAGIEEFTMPDVFGFSLPVARAQLEGRGLTIIEEQVPSDAPMDTVLSTIPSPGATVRTGDFVRVQIAAAPEDVSALLPLDLTGHVIAIDPAPIQVPLPASAAASPTAAVTDPTLEVARRVGSLLEAAGARVIITRSMVMQDASPPVRSAVVTGTISAIIGLDLTTRAEEPGVHIRAVNRVSAPGTYDSAIALARGVGIAFTEDGKANVQGEIPGDPVTTAVSAPAMRITLGSLAVAEDAVMFADPAWADSIARTLYRGVGEWLTVPGRGL; the protein is encoded by the coding sequence ATGATCGAGCGGGATCGGCCGGTAAGGCCCCCATTGATCCCAAAGCAGGTTTACATCGCTGTAGGTATTTTGGCTGTCATAGCGATCGTCACTGTGGCAGCTGTCGTGGTTTCGACTCAGCTGGAGAGGGTTGTCGTTCCAGACGTTGTAGGCGTCTCCGAAGGAGAAGCTGAGGCCCGACTCGCACTACTTGAACTGCAGGCAGTGGTGGGGGAGCAGGTGTTCGACCCCGCGCCAGTCGGCACTGTATTGTCACAAGAACCGACTGCAGGAGTCTCCGTCACCCCAGGTACTGCGGTTACCTTACGCCTTTCGGCTGGGATCGAGGAGTTCACGATGCCCGATGTTTTCGGGTTTTCCTTGCCAGTGGCGAGGGCACAACTTGAGGGACGTGGCCTGACGATAATCGAGGAGCAAGTTCCATCCGACGCACCGATGGACACGGTCTTGTCGACCATTCCCTCGCCTGGAGCAACCGTGCGAACGGGTGACTTCGTTCGTGTGCAGATTGCTGCTGCACCAGAGGACGTCTCAGCCTTGTTGCCGCTCGATCTGACTGGACATGTGATCGCCATAGATCCTGCGCCGATCCAGGTCCCGCTGCCCGCCTCGGCAGCCGCCTCCCCGACAGCTGCCGTTACCGACCCCACCCTCGAGGTCGCCCGAAGGGTCGGCTCACTGCTAGAGGCAGCAGGAGCCAGGGTCATCATCACACGCTCGATGGTGATGCAGGACGCCTCGCCGCCGGTTCGCTCGGCAGTTGTGACCGGCACTATATCCGCCATCATAGGCCTGGACTTGACTACCCGCGCCGAGGAGCCCGGCGTCCACATCCGTGCGGTCAATCGGGTCTCCGCGCCGGGCACCTACGACTCAGCAATTGCCTTGGCGCGGGGAGTCGGAATCGCGTTCACAGAGGACGGCAAAGCTAACGTCCAAGGCGAGATTCCTGGCGACCCTGTGACGACGGCGGTGAGTGCTCCGGCGATGCGGATCACTCTTGGGTCACTGGCTGTGGCCGAGGACGCTGTGATGTTCGCGGATCCTGCGTGGGCGGATTCGATTGCGCGCACGCTCTACCGTGGGGTGGGCGAGTGGCTCACCGTACCGGGTCGCGGGCTTTGA
- a CDS encoding antitermination protein NusB, with the protein MSVARARRVALRVIARVRRGGSWAHEVLSAELEDSRLDERDAALATRLAYGTVEMGGVLDEVLAKHLKRPSGVEPKVLDALRLSTYELLCLRTPAHVAVDQGVEMVGAIAPRAKGLANAVLRRIAEEAPEFPFGDADADPEALARLTGFPYWLATRLTEDLGWDAASQMMRAHTAPAPLYLAHNPFKGDEAALFARLQEAGASPESFGPAGCIRCGSASAVLRSGVLAEGLAIVADAAAQAVVAMMPLADRMRVIDIAAGRGGKSALMHFSAARSGFSIEVVATDIHGFKTDVIAERMRLLGVPRVTTACADASDPAALSAAVGGSASADIVLVDAPCTGTGTLRRHPDKRWRLEPAQIAEMAALGAKLLASGAGLVRSGGFVVYSTCTVIPEENTGVVDGFLGSSAGEGFEVVDLATSSAGLFGDTIMRGGMFQTIPEIEGFDGHFAALLRRR; encoded by the coding sequence ATGAGTGTGGCTAGGGCTCGTCGAGTCGCCCTTAGGGTCATCGCCCGAGTCCGCCGAGGTGGCTCTTGGGCACACGAGGTCCTCTCGGCAGAGCTTGAAGACTCACGCCTCGATGAGCGCGACGCCGCACTGGCCACTCGGCTGGCTTACGGCACCGTCGAGATGGGCGGTGTCCTCGATGAGGTTCTCGCGAAACACCTGAAGCGCCCATCCGGCGTCGAACCCAAGGTGCTCGATGCGCTGCGGCTCTCGACCTACGAGTTGTTGTGCCTACGCACACCTGCGCATGTCGCCGTCGACCAGGGAGTCGAGATGGTCGGAGCGATCGCACCCCGCGCAAAAGGGCTTGCCAACGCCGTCCTGCGCCGAATCGCCGAGGAGGCGCCCGAGTTCCCTTTCGGCGATGCCGATGCCGACCCCGAAGCGCTCGCCCGACTGACCGGCTTCCCATACTGGCTGGCCACGCGTTTGACCGAGGACCTGGGTTGGGATGCAGCCTCCCAGATGATGCGTGCGCACACGGCACCGGCCCCACTATACCTGGCGCACAATCCCTTCAAGGGCGACGAGGCGGCCCTCTTTGCGCGACTCCAGGAGGCGGGGGCTTCCCCTGAGTCTTTCGGGCCTGCGGGTTGCATACGTTGCGGCTCGGCTTCGGCTGTCTTGCGCTCAGGCGTACTCGCCGAAGGACTCGCCATCGTGGCAGACGCCGCCGCACAGGCGGTGGTCGCGATGATGCCGCTTGCCGATCGTATGCGCGTGATCGACATCGCAGCTGGCCGGGGCGGCAAGAGTGCGCTCATGCACTTCTCGGCGGCCCGGTCGGGATTCTCGATCGAGGTCGTTGCCACGGACATCCATGGCTTCAAGACCGACGTGATCGCCGAACGCATGCGGCTGCTGGGCGTCCCGCGCGTCACCACGGCGTGTGCGGATGCATCCGATCCTGCGGCTCTATCTGCCGCGGTGGGAGGCTCGGCCAGCGCAGACATCGTCCTGGTCGACGCACCGTGCACAGGAACCGGAACCCTGAGGCGTCACCCTGACAAGAGGTGGCGACTGGAACCCGCCCAAATCGCCGAGATGGCTGCTCTGGGAGCCAAGCTGCTCGCCAGCGGCGCGGGACTTGTCCGCTCCGGCGGTTTCGTGGTGTACTCGACATGCACGGTGATCCCTGAGGAGAACACCGGTGTCGTTGATGGGTTTTTGGGTTCTTCGGCAGGGGAGGGCTTCGAGGTCGTGGACCTGGCGACCAGCTCTGCGGGTTTATTCGGCGATACGATCATGCGTGGAGGGATGTTCCAGACGATTCCCGAGATCGAAGGTTTCGACGGTCATTTCGCCGCTTTGCTCCGCCGAAGGTAA
- the glpX gene encoding class II fructose-bisphosphatase, whose product MRSTRIVEMLEVTEAAALAAGRWMGKGDKHAADGAAVEAMRGAFNGLDISGRIVIGEGERDEAPMLFIGEEVGAGGERIDIAVDPLEGTNLTAFGQPNSLAVLAFGPEGSLLHAPDTYMNKLAVGPMAADAVHIDATPTENVQAVAKALKRPVEDIVVCILDRDRHIDLIAEVRQAGARIRLISDGDVFGAVATAIQGTGIHLYLGIGAAPEGVLAAAAMRCIGGNFMGRFAFRSQEERERAEKMAVCNIDGILDMDCLVATDEAAFIATGVTDGEMLRGVKYFGAGSRTHSIAMDGKTGTVRFIETVYRTGGEHFWVRMD is encoded by the coding sequence ATGCGTAGCACACGGATAGTGGAGATGCTGGAAGTCACAGAGGCTGCAGCACTTGCAGCCGGGCGTTGGATGGGGAAGGGCGACAAACATGCCGCCGATGGTGCCGCCGTGGAGGCCATGCGCGGCGCATTCAACGGATTGGACATATCAGGGCGCATCGTTATCGGCGAAGGTGAGCGTGATGAAGCGCCAATGCTCTTCATCGGCGAGGAGGTCGGAGCGGGCGGAGAGCGCATCGATATCGCAGTTGACCCGCTAGAAGGGACCAACCTGACAGCCTTTGGGCAGCCAAACTCGCTTGCGGTGCTTGCTTTCGGCCCCGAAGGGTCTCTACTCCATGCTCCTGACACCTATATGAACAAGCTTGCAGTCGGACCGATGGCAGCGGATGCCGTACACATTGACGCCACACCGACTGAGAACGTTCAGGCTGTCGCTAAGGCTTTGAAGCGCCCCGTAGAGGATATCGTGGTGTGCATACTGGACAGGGACCGCCACATCGACCTCATCGCAGAGGTCCGTCAAGCTGGTGCCAGGATCCGGCTGATCTCCGATGGCGACGTGTTCGGTGCTGTCGCTACCGCTATTCAGGGAACAGGAATCCATCTCTACCTAGGGATTGGCGCAGCTCCTGAGGGCGTTCTGGCGGCCGCAGCGATGCGCTGCATAGGCGGCAACTTCATGGGACGGTTCGCATTCCGCAGCCAAGAGGAGCGTGAACGCGCTGAAAAGATGGCGGTGTGCAACATCGACGGGATCTTGGACATGGACTGCCTTGTAGCCACCGACGAGGCAGCGTTCATCGCTACGGGAGTCACCGACGGCGAGATGCTTCGGGGCGTCAAGTACTTCGGCGCAGGGTCGCGCACCCACTCGATCGCGATGGACGGCAAGACCGGCACGGTGAGGTTCATCGAGACCGTCTACCGGACCGGGGGAGAGCATTTCTGGGTCCGAATGGACTAG
- a CDS encoding helix-hairpin-helix domain-containing protein: MNHPTRRGSLDELLARAGLAHVNRYIVYVGAAIFICGIVFALFRWWPGGLASDQEFSIDAPVTDIARPENSPGSATETVSAAVEATLVVHVAGAVLRPGVVECPPGSRVQDAISLAGGPLGNASTDAINLARLLTDGEQIFVPTHDQASTMQQGSGGRATVGSSDPAVIDLNSATAEELQSLPGIGPSISERIVADREANGPFGSPEDLMRVSGIGQKRFDSLKEMISVR; the protein is encoded by the coding sequence GTGAACCATCCTACTCGCCGAGGAAGCCTCGACGAACTGCTCGCACGTGCCGGGTTGGCGCATGTGAATCGCTACATCGTGTATGTCGGAGCGGCAATCTTCATCTGCGGGATTGTTTTTGCTCTCTTTCGCTGGTGGCCAGGGGGACTGGCCAGCGATCAAGAGTTCTCGATAGATGCGCCTGTGACCGATATCGCTCGGCCAGAGAACTCGCCAGGATCTGCAACTGAGACGGTGTCTGCTGCTGTAGAAGCAACGCTTGTTGTACACGTTGCGGGTGCTGTTTTGCGTCCAGGCGTTGTGGAATGTCCCCCTGGAAGTAGGGTTCAAGACGCGATATCTCTCGCTGGCGGGCCTTTGGGCAACGCTTCCACTGACGCTATCAACCTTGCCCGTCTTTTGACCGACGGGGAGCAGATATTCGTTCCGACCCATGATCAGGCATCCACAATGCAACAGGGGAGTGGCGGGCGTGCAACCGTCGGCTCTTCTGACCCCGCGGTGATCGACTTGAACAGTGCGACAGCCGAGGAACTGCAATCGCTACCAGGGATCGGTCCGTCGATCTCGGAGAGGATAGTCGCTGATCGTGAGGCCAATGGGCCATTCGGTAGTCCTGAGGACTTGATGCGGGTCTCGGGAATCGGACAGAAACGATTTGATTCGCTCAAAGAGATGATCTCCGTTAGGTGA
- the leuS gene encoding leucine--tRNA ligase: MNRDYDPSSIEPKWQQAWKRDDLYKVIEQPGKPKYYVLEMFPYPSGDIHMGHVRNYTIGDVVARQLKMRGYDVLHPMGWDAFGLPAENAAIKGNTHPATWTYANIEKQKASFEAMGFAYDWDRSVVTCDQSYYRWGQWIFLQFWHRGLVERKMSPVNWCPDCATVLANEQVLGDGECWRCKTVVVKRDLEQWYLKITEYAQELLDDLETLTGWPERVKAMQANWIGRSQGALVDFEWCDATGSPSGETVSVFTTRPDTLFGCTFFLLAPEHPLVHQMVVGTEFESAVVEVQRAAARQSAVERSMTERPKLGAFTGRYVINPVNGERVPVWIADYVLMDYGTGAVMAVPCGDQRDFEFARTYGLPIPPVVLSVEDPLYERLKSETQRVVEDVDWDSAYDGSGVMVQSHDFTGTPTGKDGEGVRKVIEWLEANGKGQGAINFRLRDWLISRQRYWGNPIPAIHCPVCGLVPVPEKDLPVILPPDVDITKGETLADHPEFYLTTCPECDGPARRETDTMDTFTCSSWYYLRYCDARNEDEIWDRAKASHWMPVNQYIGGIEHAILHLLYSRFFTKVFRDMGLIEASEPFTNLLTQGMVKKDGETMSKSRGNVVAPEEIIARYGADTLRLYILFMAPPDKDLEWSNEGLEGIYRWLARVWRLVEAISAEYADSGSQLTVTGEAQAVLYREIHRVIQKVTDDVARFSLNTSIAAMMELTNAAYQYRNASEGDTRNTGLQLEVAKVLVKLLASYAPHIAEEMWQELLGGTGSIHLEPWPEFDPAAVVADTVEMAVQVNGKVRARISVSADASEETVKELALSSVSDQTAGAVIKKVVVVPRKLVSIVMAGG, encoded by the coding sequence GTGAATCGCGATTACGACCCGAGTTCCATAGAGCCCAAGTGGCAACAGGCGTGGAAGCGGGATGATCTGTACAAGGTCATCGAGCAACCTGGCAAGCCCAAGTACTATGTACTCGAGATGTTCCCGTATCCCAGCGGCGACATTCACATGGGACACGTTCGCAATTACACGATAGGCGACGTCGTCGCCCGGCAGCTGAAGATGCGCGGGTACGATGTGTTGCACCCGATGGGTTGGGATGCCTTCGGACTACCTGCCGAGAATGCCGCCATCAAAGGCAACACACACCCCGCTACCTGGACCTATGCGAACATCGAGAAGCAGAAAGCCAGCTTCGAGGCGATGGGCTTCGCGTACGACTGGGACCGCAGTGTGGTGACGTGCGACCAGAGCTACTACCGGTGGGGGCAGTGGATATTCCTGCAGTTTTGGCACCGCGGGCTTGTGGAACGCAAGATGTCACCTGTGAACTGGTGCCCGGACTGTGCGACCGTTCTCGCCAACGAGCAGGTATTGGGCGATGGCGAGTGCTGGCGCTGCAAGACCGTCGTGGTCAAGCGCGACTTGGAGCAGTGGTACCTCAAGATCACCGAGTACGCGCAGGAGCTGCTCGATGATCTGGAGACGCTGACCGGCTGGCCCGAGCGCGTCAAGGCGATGCAAGCCAATTGGATCGGGCGTTCCCAAGGCGCTCTTGTCGACTTCGAGTGGTGCGACGCGACTGGGAGCCCGTCTGGGGAGACGGTCTCGGTGTTCACCACACGCCCTGACACTCTTTTTGGTTGTACATTCTTCCTGCTAGCTCCTGAGCATCCACTGGTGCACCAGATGGTCGTCGGCACCGAGTTCGAGTCGGCTGTAGTCGAGGTTCAAAGGGCAGCAGCTCGCCAAAGCGCAGTCGAACGCTCCATGACCGAGAGGCCCAAGCTTGGCGCTTTCACCGGACGATACGTCATCAATCCCGTAAACGGCGAGAGAGTGCCCGTCTGGATCGCCGACTATGTCCTCATGGACTACGGAACTGGTGCTGTGATGGCCGTGCCCTGTGGTGATCAGCGGGATTTCGAGTTCGCCCGGACCTACGGGCTGCCGATTCCGCCGGTGGTTCTCTCGGTGGAAGATCCGCTTTACGAGCGCCTGAAGAGCGAAACCCAGCGGGTGGTCGAAGATGTTGATTGGGACTCGGCCTACGATGGGTCTGGCGTGATGGTGCAGTCACACGACTTCACTGGTACCCCTACCGGGAAGGACGGTGAAGGGGTCCGCAAAGTCATCGAGTGGCTGGAGGCCAACGGCAAGGGCCAGGGGGCTATCAACTTCCGTCTGAGGGATTGGCTGATCTCTAGGCAGCGCTACTGGGGCAACCCTATCCCGGCGATCCACTGCCCGGTGTGCGGCCTGGTTCCGGTTCCCGAGAAGGATCTGCCGGTAATCCTGCCGCCTGATGTCGACATCACCAAGGGCGAGACGCTTGCGGATCATCCTGAGTTCTACCTGACCACTTGCCCGGAGTGCGACGGTCCTGCTCGGCGGGAGACCGACACGATGGACACGTTCACGTGCTCTTCGTGGTACTACCTGAGGTACTGCGATGCTCGCAACGAAGACGAGATATGGGACCGTGCGAAGGCTTCTCACTGGATGCCGGTCAACCAGTATATCGGTGGGATCGAGCACGCCATCCTGCACCTACTCTATTCGCGCTTCTTCACCAAGGTTTTCCGCGACATGGGGCTGATCGAGGCCTCCGAGCCCTTCACCAACCTTCTGACTCAGGGGATGGTCAAGAAGGACGGCGAGACGATGTCCAAATCCCGAGGCAACGTAGTAGCCCCCGAGGAGATTATCGCCCGTTACGGCGCTGATACGCTTCGCCTCTACATTCTCTTCATGGCGCCGCCGGACAAGGACCTCGAGTGGTCCAACGAGGGTCTGGAGGGCATCTATCGTTGGCTTGCCAGGGTCTGGCGTCTGGTAGAGGCGATTTCGGCCGAATACGCCGACAGCGGGTCGCAACTAACGGTGACAGGCGAGGCGCAGGCAGTGCTGTACCGAGAAATCCACAGGGTCATCCAGAAGGTGACCGATGATGTTGCTCGCTTCTCCCTGAACACCTCGATCGCTGCGATGATGGAGCTCACCAATGCGGCGTATCAGTACCGCAACGCGTCTGAAGGTGACACTCGTAACACCGGATTGCAACTCGAAGTCGCGAAGGTGCTCGTGAAGCTGCTAGCTTCGTATGCTCCGCACATCGCCGAAGAGATGTGGCAGGAGCTCCTCGGCGGTACGGGTTCGATTCACCTCGAGCCGTGGCCCGAGTTCGATCCAGCCGCGGTCGTTGCGGACACGGTCGAAATGGCAGTTCAGGTGAACGGCAAGGTCAGAGCTAGGATCAGCGTGTCTGCAGATGCCTCTGAGGAAACCGTCAAGGAGCTCGCCTTGTCGTCGGTTTCAGACCAGACCGCGGGTGCAGTCATCAAGAAGGTAGTCGTGGTGCCGCGCAAGCTTGTCAGCATAGTGATGGCTGGCGGGTAG